A genomic region of Zea mays cultivar B73 chromosome 6, Zm-B73-REFERENCE-NAM-5.0, whole genome shotgun sequence contains the following coding sequences:
- the LOC100192577 gene encoding uncharacterized isoform X1: MDFSAGSYFSSWPINSASESYSLADGSAESYGEGSMPPSTYFMTARSDHNLNFSVHEQDSTMLPNEQLTYAGAGQIDLLPAETLSRDKLPENLLELQGLQNISNLQSNLVAPGVFQHNLTPGVFHPQLNTPGLSELPHALSSSIDSNGSEVSAFLADLNAVSSAPTLCSTFQNASSFMEPVNLEAFSIQGAQSDCVLNRTSHPNGNISVCDSAALASLHDSKEFISGSLPSFASVQETNLAASGFKTQKQEQNAVCNIPTFTARNQMSVAAMQGALVPQKIPSRINDNKSEGPVSHPSDVQTQPNSAVNGVGVKPRVRARRGQATDPHSIAERLRREKISDRMKNLQDLVPNSNKADKASMLDEIIDYVKFLQLQVKVLSMSRVGAPGAVLPLLTESKTEGYHGQPLPQGLLDALDSEDSFVFEEEVVKLMETSITSAMQYLQSKGLCLMPVALASAISTQKGVSAAAVPPER; encoded by the exons ATGGACTTCTCAGCTGGTTCCTACTTCTCATCATGGCCTATCAATTCTGCTTCTGAGAGCTACAGTTTGGCTGATGGTTCAGCGGAATCATATGGAGAAGGAAGCATGCCACCGTCAACCTATTTCATGACAGCTAGATCAGATCACAATTTAAATTTCAGTGTGCATGAACAGGATTCCACTATGCTTCCAAACGAACAGTTGACCTATGCTGGTGCTGGCCAGATTGATCTATTACCTGCTGAGACTCTATCTAGGGATAAGCTTCCTGAAAATCTTCTGGAGCTTCAAGGACTTCAGAATATCAGCAACCTACAGAGTAATTTAGTGGCCCCAGGGGTGTTTCAGCACAATTTAACACCTGGGGTCTTTCATCCACAGTTGAACACTCCTGGACTTTCAGAACTGCCTCATGCCTTATCTAGTTCAATTGACAGTAATGGAAGTGAAGTTTCTGCTTTTCTCGCTGATCTAAACGCTGTTTCTTCAGCGCCAACTTTATGTTCCACATTCCAAAACGCTTCTTCGTTCATGGAACCAGTGAATCTAGAAGCTTTCAGTATTCAAGGCGCACAAAGTGATTGTGTTTTGAACAGAACAAGTCATCCGAATGGGAATATCTCAGTATGTGACAGTGCTGCCTTGGCATCACTACAT GATAGCAAGGAGTTTATCAGTGGTAGTCTCCCTTCTTTTGCTAGTGTCCAGGAAACAAACCTAGCTGCTAGTGGCTTCAAGACTCAGAAGCAG GAGCAAAATGCAGTGTGCAATATCCCTACTTTCACTGCACGGAATCAAATGTCAGTTGCTGCAATGCAAGGAGCACTTGTCCCTCAAAAG ATTCCTTCACGGATCAATGATAATAAAAGTGAGGGTCCTGTTAGCCATCCTTCTGATGTACAAACTCAACCAAATTCAGCTGTTAATGGTGTTGGTGTGAAACCACGAGTAAGGGCTCGTCGTGGACAAGCAACTGATCCTCATAGTATTGCTGAACGG CTTCGCAGAGAGAAAATTTCAGATAGGATGAAAAATCTGCAGGATCTTGTCCCAAATTCCAATAAG GCAGACAAGGCATCCATGCTGGATGAAATTATTGATTATGTGAAGTTTCTTCAGCTTCAGGTCAAG GTCTTGAGCATGAGTAGGGTAGGAGCTCCAGGAGCAGTTCTTCCCCTTCTCACAGAATCTAAGACTGAG GGTTACCACGGCCAACCTCTGCCACAAGGATTACTGGACGCACTAGACTCGGAAGACAGCTTCGTCTTCGAGGAAGAGGTCGTGAAGCTAATGGAGACCAGCATCACCAGCGCGATGCAGTACCTTCAGAGCAAGGGGCTCTGCCTGATGCCAGTCGCCCTTGCTTCCGCAATATCCACCCAGAAAGGTGTGTCCGCTGCTGCAGTCCCTCCTGAACGGTGA
- the LOC100192577 gene encoding uncharacterized LOC100192577, translated as MPPSTYFMTARSDHNLNFSVHEQDSTMLPNEQLTYAGAGQIDLLPAETLSRDKLPENLLELQGLQNISNLQSNLVAPGVFQHNLTPGVFHPQLNTPGLSELPHALSSSIDSNGSEVSAFLADLNAVSSAPTLCSTFQNASSFMEPVNLEAFSIQGAQSDCVLNRTSHPNGNISVCDSAALASLHDSKEFISGSLPSFASVQETNLAASGFKTQKQEQNAVCNIPTFTARNQMSVAAMQGALVPQKIPSRINDNKSEGPVSHPSDVQTQPNSAVNGVGVKPRVRARRGQATDPHSIAERLRREKISDRMKNLQDLVPNSNKADKASMLDEIIDYVKFLQLQVKVLSMSRVGAPGAVLPLLTESKTEGYHGQPLPQGLLDALDSEDSFVFEEEVVKLMETSITSAMQYLQSKGLCLMPVALASAISTQKGVSAAAVPPER; from the exons ATGCCACCGTCAACCTATTTCATGACAGCTAGATCAGATCACAATTTAAATTTCAGTGTGCATGAACAGGATTCCACTATGCTTCCAAACGAACAGTTGACCTATGCTGGTGCTGGCCAGATTGATCTATTACCTGCTGAGACTCTATCTAGGGATAAGCTTCCTGAAAATCTTCTGGAGCTTCAAGGACTTCAGAATATCAGCAACCTACAGAGTAATTTAGTGGCCCCAGGGGTGTTTCAGCACAATTTAACACCTGGGGTCTTTCATCCACAGTTGAACACTCCTGGACTTTCAGAACTGCCTCATGCCTTATCTAGTTCAATTGACAGTAATGGAAGTGAAGTTTCTGCTTTTCTCGCTGATCTAAACGCTGTTTCTTCAGCGCCAACTTTATGTTCCACATTCCAAAACGCTTCTTCGTTCATGGAACCAGTGAATCTAGAAGCTTTCAGTATTCAAGGCGCACAAAGTGATTGTGTTTTGAACAGAACAAGTCATCCGAATGGGAATATCTCAGTATGTGACAGTGCTGCCTTGGCATCACTACAT GATAGCAAGGAGTTTATCAGTGGTAGTCTCCCTTCTTTTGCTAGTGTCCAGGAAACAAACCTAGCTGCTAGTGGCTTCAAGACTCAGAAGCAG GAGCAAAATGCAGTGTGCAATATCCCTACTTTCACTGCACGGAATCAAATGTCAGTTGCTGCAATGCAAGGAGCACTTGTCCCTCAAAAG ATTCCTTCACGGATCAATGATAATAAAAGTGAGGGTCCTGTTAGCCATCCTTCTGATGTACAAACTCAACCAAATTCAGCTGTTAATGGTGTTGGTGTGAAACCACGAGTAAGGGCTCGTCGTGGACAAGCAACTGATCCTCATAGTATTGCTGAACGG CTTCGCAGAGAGAAAATTTCAGATAGGATGAAAAATCTGCAGGATCTTGTCCCAAATTCCAATAAG GCAGACAAGGCATCCATGCTGGATGAAATTATTGATTATGTGAAGTTTCTTCAGCTTCAGGTCAAG GTCTTGAGCATGAGTAGGGTAGGAGCTCCAGGAGCAGTTCTTCCCCTTCTCACAGAATCTAAGACTGAG GGTTACCACGGCCAACCTCTGCCACAAGGATTACTGGACGCACTAGACTCGGAAGACAGCTTCGTCTTCGAGGAAGAGGTCGTGAAGCTAATGGAGACCAGCATCACCAGCGCGATGCAGTACCTTCAGAGCAAGGGGCTCTGCCTGATGCCAGTCGCCCTTGCTTCCGCAATATCCACCCAGAAAGGTGTGTCCGCTGCTGCAGTCCCTCCTGAACGGTGA
- the LOC100192577 gene encoding uncharacterized isoform X2: MDFSAGSYFSSWPINSASESYSLADGSAESYGEGSMPPSTYFMTARSDHNLNFSVHEQDSTMLPNEQLTYAGAGQIDLLPAETLSRDKLPENLLELQGLQNISNLQSNLVAPGVFQHNLTPGVFHPQLNTPGLSELPHALSSSIDSNGSEVSAFLADLNAVSSAPTLCSTFQNASSFMEPVNLEAFSIQGAQSDCVLNRTSHPNGNISDSKEFISGSLPSFASVQETNLAASGFKTQKQEQNAVCNIPTFTARNQMSVAAMQGALVPQKIPSRINDNKSEGPVSHPSDVQTQPNSAVNGVGVKPRVRARRGQATDPHSIAERLRREKISDRMKNLQDLVPNSNKADKASMLDEIIDYVKFLQLQVKVLSMSRVGAPGAVLPLLTESKTEGYHGQPLPQGLLDALDSEDSFVFEEEVVKLMETSITSAMQYLQSKGLCLMPVALASAISTQKGVSAAAVPPER, encoded by the exons ATGGACTTCTCAGCTGGTTCCTACTTCTCATCATGGCCTATCAATTCTGCTTCTGAGAGCTACAGTTTGGCTGATGGTTCAGCGGAATCATATGGAGAAGGAAGCATGCCACCGTCAACCTATTTCATGACAGCTAGATCAGATCACAATTTAAATTTCAGTGTGCATGAACAGGATTCCACTATGCTTCCAAACGAACAGTTGACCTATGCTGGTGCTGGCCAGATTGATCTATTACCTGCTGAGACTCTATCTAGGGATAAGCTTCCTGAAAATCTTCTGGAGCTTCAAGGACTTCAGAATATCAGCAACCTACAGAGTAATTTAGTGGCCCCAGGGGTGTTTCAGCACAATTTAACACCTGGGGTCTTTCATCCACAGTTGAACACTCCTGGACTTTCAGAACTGCCTCATGCCTTATCTAGTTCAATTGACAGTAATGGAAGTGAAGTTTCTGCTTTTCTCGCTGATCTAAACGCTGTTTCTTCAGCGCCAACTTTATGTTCCACATTCCAAAACGCTTCTTCGTTCATGGAACCAGTGAATCTAGAAGCTTTCAGTATTCAAGGCGCACAAAGTGATTGTGTTTTGAACAGAACAAGTCATCCGAATGGGAATATCTCA GATAGCAAGGAGTTTATCAGTGGTAGTCTCCCTTCTTTTGCTAGTGTCCAGGAAACAAACCTAGCTGCTAGTGGCTTCAAGACTCAGAAGCAG GAGCAAAATGCAGTGTGCAATATCCCTACTTTCACTGCACGGAATCAAATGTCAGTTGCTGCAATGCAAGGAGCACTTGTCCCTCAAAAG ATTCCTTCACGGATCAATGATAATAAAAGTGAGGGTCCTGTTAGCCATCCTTCTGATGTACAAACTCAACCAAATTCAGCTGTTAATGGTGTTGGTGTGAAACCACGAGTAAGGGCTCGTCGTGGACAAGCAACTGATCCTCATAGTATTGCTGAACGG CTTCGCAGAGAGAAAATTTCAGATAGGATGAAAAATCTGCAGGATCTTGTCCCAAATTCCAATAAG GCAGACAAGGCATCCATGCTGGATGAAATTATTGATTATGTGAAGTTTCTTCAGCTTCAGGTCAAG GTCTTGAGCATGAGTAGGGTAGGAGCTCCAGGAGCAGTTCTTCCCCTTCTCACAGAATCTAAGACTGAG GGTTACCACGGCCAACCTCTGCCACAAGGATTACTGGACGCACTAGACTCGGAAGACAGCTTCGTCTTCGAGGAAGAGGTCGTGAAGCTAATGGAGACCAGCATCACCAGCGCGATGCAGTACCTTCAGAGCAAGGGGCTCTGCCTGATGCCAGTCGCCCTTGCTTCCGCAATATCCACCCAGAAAGGTGTGTCCGCTGCTGCAGTCCCTCCTGAACGGTGA